The Anopheles merus strain MAF unplaced genomic scaffold, AmerM5.1 LNR4000324, whole genome shotgun sequence genome includes a window with the following:
- the LOC121602157 gene encoding protein daughter of sevenless-like isoform X1, translating to MATTNKEVYHEGWLIKSPPTKRIWRARWRRRWFTLKQGELPGQFFLEYYTDRKCRKLKGIIDLDQCEQVDAGLRLDRQKEKYAHMFDVKTPTRTYYLAADTEEDMRGWVNCICQVCSLQETQTVDDRPYYNIGAINMADAVNMADTVVETRAPTRSTSNGAAAVMETDVSNETETTMLNHSVVGEAAAADPSQHHHNSQQAAKRTPPAAYNPYGTYQNEEMMGFRSMDYTNRETIICEAKLGQTVPNAEAYSNLDVIIERSQSLRGKPTAKNGEPSSSSTMTNGIGTGTASSMGHHMRTQSLNIDHQQQQQQQQQRGGKKIPENLKLSDRSPSTSAFDSGPEQPSPALSTSSGPYIPISECYSGSPVTPLNSLDPRFYETPRSHTNIGFNLVNNEQPYSPKRNNVGGGPLATGPSSLVLGGTGGAGNTVPKGIGPSCSGKSSPSDSESVFTDDEWTAGSPSDGMRGGREGATNGGGVVRGSAGGAGGTIDRSTRPSDSSIENDAVGWTYVQRFSKVPNTEEKQQQQQQQLKQVQGASAGNAPGAPPRPPKRTSLNLEGIEKTKDIISSDTENVSPAIGPKEASAHIEQFYDIPRSHQHPYTGSSMHLPDGDLLSPLSQCDLVASSTPNLISDFGSGSQCGTLGRPRPHCYTNAAPTKIEGNVFRFDFSEQSDASAPAINRRLKPRSSFDITKSIESVTQGVKQQMSLGGAGTTAPPVPIPNGGSANGGGQSAKSPPTVDRTRKPATPKIGTNSMRRKGGPVSLNLASNQATESTYGNTQDASISMLSVISPRAASKNEDRLQYLDLDHSNSPQKGSNQNAIYSAGPSSSIVGAGQGASGASAAHGGGSNGKNHHHQQQNHHHPVASTSSLSHDSTGGHHGGTSARHHRDGGETGTAKPTIQTSRTPYTTVDFVKTDAFNRVRADSELTRAQSRLKDQTS from the exons ATGGCGACGACGAATAAAGAGGTCTACCACGAAGGCTGGCTCATCAAATCGCCACCGACGAAACGTATCTGGCGCGCG CGATGGCGACGGCGCTGGTTCACGCTCAAGCAGGGTGAGCTGCCCGGTCAGTTCTTTCTCGAGTACTACACCGATCGCAAATGCCGCAAGCTGAAGGGCATCATCGATCTCGACCAGTGTGAGCAGGTGGACGCGGGGCTGCGGCTCGACCGGCAGAAGGAAAAGTACGCGCACATGTTCGACGTGAAGACGCCGACCCGCACCTACTATCTGGCCGCGGACACCGAGGAGGACATGCGCGGCTGGGTGAACTGTATCTGCCAGGTGTGCAGCCTGCAGGAAACGCAAACCGTGGACGATCGGCCAT ATTACAACATCGGCGCAATCAATATGGCGGATGCGGTCAACATGGCGGACACGGTGGTAGAGACGAGGGCACCGACCCGATCGACGAGCAACGGGGCGGCAGCAGTAATGGAAACGGACGTGTCAAACGAAACCGAAACGACCATGCTGAATCATTCGGTGGTGGGAGAGGCAGCCGCAGCGGATCCGTCACAGCACCATCACAACAGCCAACAGGCGGCAAAGCGTACACCACCGGCGGCCTACAACCCGTACGGCACGTACCAGAACGAGGAAATGATGGGCTTTCGCTCGATGGACTACACCAACCGGGAGACGATCATTTGCGAGGCAAAGCTGGGCCAAACGGTACCGAACGCGGAGGCGTACTCGAATCTGGACGTCATCATCGAACGCTCCCAGTCGTTGCGTGGTAAGCCGACGGCGAAAAATGGCGAACCGTCCAGCTCATCGACAATGACGAACGGTATCGGTACGGGTACGGCCAGCTCGATGGGGCATCATATGCGTACACAGTCGCTCAATATtgaccatcagcagcagcagcagcagcagcagcaacgtggTGGTAAAAAGATTCCGGAAAATCTGAAACTCTCCGACCGTTCCCCGTCGACCAGTGCGTTCGATAGTGGGCCAGAGCAACCGTCCCCGGCCCTGAGCACCTCGTCCGGACCGTACATCCCGATCAGCGAGTGCTACTCGGGCAGCCCGGTGACGCCGCTGAACTCGCTCGATCCACGCTTCTACGAAACGCCGCGCAGTCACACCAACATCGGCTTCAATCTCGTCAACAACGAGCAGCCGTACTCACCAAAGAGAAACAACGTCGGTGGAGGGCCGCTAGCCACCGGGCCGTCGTCGCTTGTGCTGGGGGGAACGGGAGGAGCCGGTAACACAGTGCCAAAAGGCATTGGTCCGAGCTGCAGTGGTAAATCGAGCCCGTCCGATTCGGAGAGCGTGTTTACGGACGATGAGTGGACTGCTGGGTCGCCGAGCGATGGAATGCGTGGTGGTCGTGAGGGAGCTAcgaacggtggtggtgttgttcgtGGAAGTGCGGGAGGTGCTGGTGGTACGATCGATAGAAGCACCCGGCCGTCGGACAGTTCGATCGAGAATGATGCGGTCGGGTGGACGTATGTGCAGCGCTTCTCCAAAGTGCCCAACACGGAGgagaaacagcagcagcagcagcaacagttgaAGCAAGTGCAAGGTGCTAGCGCTGGGAATGCCCCCGGCGCTCCACCAAGACCGCCGAAACGGACCAGTCTGAACTTGGAGGGTATAGAAAA AACCAAGGACATAATATCTTCCGACACGGAGAACGTTTCACCTGCCATCGGACCGAAAGAAGCAAGCGCG CACATTGAACAGTTCTACGATATTCCACGCTCCCATCAGCACCCGTACACTGGCAGCAGTATGCACCTTCCCGATGGCGATCTGCTGTCACCATTAAGCCAGTGCGATCTGGTCGCTTCCAGCACACCAAATCTGATCAGCGATTTCGGGTCGGGCAGCCAGTGCGGTACGCTGGGACGCCCCCGGCCCCACTGCTACACCAATGCTGCCCCGACAAAGATCGAAGgcaatgtgtttcgtttcGATTTCAGTGAACAG TCCGACGCATCAGCCCCGGCCATTAATCGCCGCTTAAAGCCACGCTCGTCGTTCGATATCACCAAATCGATCGAGTCCGTGACGCAGGGCGTTAAGCAGCAGATGTCGCTCGGTGGCGCTGGTACGACGGCACCGCCAGTGCCCATCCCAAACGGTGGCAGTGCTAACGGGGGCGGTCAATCTGCCAAGAGTCCACCGACGGTTGATCGTACGCGCAAGCCCGCAACTCCAAAG ATCGGTACTAATTCGATGCGTCGGAAGGGTGGACCGGTATCGTTAAATCTCGCCTCCAATCAAGCGACCGAAAGCACGTACGGTAACACACAGGATGCGAGCATTTCAATG CTCTCGGTGATATCGCCACGCGCTGCCAGTAAGAACGAAGATCGCCTACAGTATCTCGATCTGGATCACTCGAACAGCCCACAGAAAGGATCCAACCAAAATGCCATCTACTCGGCCGGTCCTAGCAGCAGTATCGTCGGTGCAGGACAAGGAGCATCAGGAGCATCTGCGGCGCACGGTGGTGGCAGTAATGGAAaaaatcaccaccaccagcaacaaaACCACCATCATCCGGTAGCGTCGACCAGCTCGCTATCGCACGACAGTACCGGCGGTCATCACGGTGGCACATCTGCTCGGCATCATCGGGACGGTGGCGAAACGGGCACAGCGAAGCCCACCATACAGACAAGCCGCACACCGTACACGACGGTCGATTTCGTTAAAACGGACGCGTTCAATCGGGTCCGCGCCGACTCGGAACTGACGCGCGCACAATCCCGCCTAAAGGATCAAACGTCCTAG
- the LOC121602157 gene encoding protein daughter of sevenless-like isoform X2, protein MFDVKTPTRTYYLAADTEEDMRGWVNCICQVCSLQETQTVDDRPYYNIGAINMADAVNMADTVVETRAPTRSTSNGAAAVMETDVSNETETTMLNHSVVGEAAAADPSQHHHNSQQAAKRTPPAAYNPYGTYQNEEMMGFRSMDYTNRETIICEAKLGQTVPNAEAYSNLDVIIERSQSLRGKPTAKNGEPSSSSTMTNGIGTGTASSMGHHMRTQSLNIDHQQQQQQQQQRGGKKIPENLKLSDRSPSTSAFDSGPEQPSPALSTSSGPYIPISECYSGSPVTPLNSLDPRFYETPRSHTNIGFNLVNNEQPYSPKRNNVGGGPLATGPSSLVLGGTGGAGNTVPKGIGPSCSGKSSPSDSESVFTDDEWTAGSPSDGMRGGREGATNGGGVVRGSAGGAGGTIDRSTRPSDSSIENDAVGWTYVQRFSKVPNTEEKQQQQQQQLKQVQGASAGNAPGAPPRPPKRTSLNLEGIEKTKDIISSDTENVSPAIGPKEASAHIEQFYDIPRSHQHPYTGSSMHLPDGDLLSPLSQCDLVASSTPNLISDFGSGSQCGTLGRPRPHCYTNAAPTKIEGNVFRFDFSEQSDASAPAINRRLKPRSSFDITKSIESVTQGVKQQMSLGGAGTTAPPVPIPNGGSANGGGQSAKSPPTVDRTRKPATPKIGTNSMRRKGGPVSLNLASNQATESTYGNTQDASISMLSVISPRAASKNEDRLQYLDLDHSNSPQKGSNQNAIYSAGPSSSIVGAGQGASGASAAHGGGSNGKNHHHQQQNHHHPVASTSSLSHDSTGGHHGGTSARHHRDGGETGTAKPTIQTSRTPYTTVDFVKTDAFNRVRADSELTRAQSRLKDQTS, encoded by the exons ATGTTCGACGTGAAGACGCCGACCCGCACCTACTATCTGGCCGCGGACACCGAGGAGGACATGCGCGGCTGGGTGAACTGTATCTGCCAGGTGTGCAGCCTGCAGGAAACGCAAACCGTGGACGATCGGCCAT ATTACAACATCGGCGCAATCAATATGGCGGATGCGGTCAACATGGCGGACACGGTGGTAGAGACGAGGGCACCGACCCGATCGACGAGCAACGGGGCGGCAGCAGTAATGGAAACGGACGTGTCAAACGAAACCGAAACGACCATGCTGAATCATTCGGTGGTGGGAGAGGCAGCCGCAGCGGATCCGTCACAGCACCATCACAACAGCCAACAGGCGGCAAAGCGTACACCACCGGCGGCCTACAACCCGTACGGCACGTACCAGAACGAGGAAATGATGGGCTTTCGCTCGATGGACTACACCAACCGGGAGACGATCATTTGCGAGGCAAAGCTGGGCCAAACGGTACCGAACGCGGAGGCGTACTCGAATCTGGACGTCATCATCGAACGCTCCCAGTCGTTGCGTGGTAAGCCGACGGCGAAAAATGGCGAACCGTCCAGCTCATCGACAATGACGAACGGTATCGGTACGGGTACGGCCAGCTCGATGGGGCATCATATGCGTACACAGTCGCTCAATATtgaccatcagcagcagcagcagcagcagcagcaacgtggTGGTAAAAAGATTCCGGAAAATCTGAAACTCTCCGACCGTTCCCCGTCGACCAGTGCGTTCGATAGTGGGCCAGAGCAACCGTCCCCGGCCCTGAGCACCTCGTCCGGACCGTACATCCCGATCAGCGAGTGCTACTCGGGCAGCCCGGTGACGCCGCTGAACTCGCTCGATCCACGCTTCTACGAAACGCCGCGCAGTCACACCAACATCGGCTTCAATCTCGTCAACAACGAGCAGCCGTACTCACCAAAGAGAAACAACGTCGGTGGAGGGCCGCTAGCCACCGGGCCGTCGTCGCTTGTGCTGGGGGGAACGGGAGGAGCCGGTAACACAGTGCCAAAAGGCATTGGTCCGAGCTGCAGTGGTAAATCGAGCCCGTCCGATTCGGAGAGCGTGTTTACGGACGATGAGTGGACTGCTGGGTCGCCGAGCGATGGAATGCGTGGTGGTCGTGAGGGAGCTAcgaacggtggtggtgttgttcgtGGAAGTGCGGGAGGTGCTGGTGGTACGATCGATAGAAGCACCCGGCCGTCGGACAGTTCGATCGAGAATGATGCGGTCGGGTGGACGTATGTGCAGCGCTTCTCCAAAGTGCCCAACACGGAGgagaaacagcagcagcagcagcaacagttgaAGCAAGTGCAAGGTGCTAGCGCTGGGAATGCCCCCGGCGCTCCACCAAGACCGCCGAAACGGACCAGTCTGAACTTGGAGGGTATAGAAAA AACCAAGGACATAATATCTTCCGACACGGAGAACGTTTCACCTGCCATCGGACCGAAAGAAGCAAGCGCG CACATTGAACAGTTCTACGATATTCCACGCTCCCATCAGCACCCGTACACTGGCAGCAGTATGCACCTTCCCGATGGCGATCTGCTGTCACCATTAAGCCAGTGCGATCTGGTCGCTTCCAGCACACCAAATCTGATCAGCGATTTCGGGTCGGGCAGCCAGTGCGGTACGCTGGGACGCCCCCGGCCCCACTGCTACACCAATGCTGCCCCGACAAAGATCGAAGgcaatgtgtttcgtttcGATTTCAGTGAACAG TCCGACGCATCAGCCCCGGCCATTAATCGCCGCTTAAAGCCACGCTCGTCGTTCGATATCACCAAATCGATCGAGTCCGTGACGCAGGGCGTTAAGCAGCAGATGTCGCTCGGTGGCGCTGGTACGACGGCACCGCCAGTGCCCATCCCAAACGGTGGCAGTGCTAACGGGGGCGGTCAATCTGCCAAGAGTCCACCGACGGTTGATCGTACGCGCAAGCCCGCAACTCCAAAG ATCGGTACTAATTCGATGCGTCGGAAGGGTGGACCGGTATCGTTAAATCTCGCCTCCAATCAAGCGACCGAAAGCACGTACGGTAACACACAGGATGCGAGCATTTCAATG CTCTCGGTGATATCGCCACGCGCTGCCAGTAAGAACGAAGATCGCCTACAGTATCTCGATCTGGATCACTCGAACAGCCCACAGAAAGGATCCAACCAAAATGCCATCTACTCGGCCGGTCCTAGCAGCAGTATCGTCGGTGCAGGACAAGGAGCATCAGGAGCATCTGCGGCGCACGGTGGTGGCAGTAATGGAAaaaatcaccaccaccagcaacaaaACCACCATCATCCGGTAGCGTCGACCAGCTCGCTATCGCACGACAGTACCGGCGGTCATCACGGTGGCACATCTGCTCGGCATCATCGGGACGGTGGCGAAACGGGCACAGCGAAGCCCACCATACAGACAAGCCGCACACCGTACACGACGGTCGATTTCGTTAAAACGGACGCGTTCAATCGGGTCCGCGCCGACTCGGAACTGACGCGCGCACAATCCCGCCTAAAGGATCAAACGTCCTAG